Within Sphingobium sp. KCTC 72723, the genomic segment CGACAAGGCCAATGGCAAATGGATGGGCGTCTGCTCCGGCATTGCCGACTATAGCGGGATCGACGTGGTATGGGTCCGCGTCGGCGCGGTACTCATCACCCTGATGGGCGCGTTCCCCTGGACCCTGATCGCCTATTTCGCTGCCGTCTATTTTGCGGAGAACAAGCCGGTCGGCCTGTACGCCGATCGCGACGACGAGAAATTCTGGCAGGGGGTGCGCAGCAACCCGACCCGCTCGACCCGCGACGTGCGCTCCAAATTCCGCGACATCGACCGGCGCCTCGCCGACATCGAAATCTATTACACCAGCCGCAACACGCGCCTGGCGGACGAAATCGACCGTCTGCGCTGAATAGTTCCGGGGCAAAACAGGGGAGTTAAGGATCATGAGTTTCGCCGGACCCGGCTTCATCGTCGCCATCGTCGCCCTTTCCATGGGCGCATGGGTCATCACCACCTGGCTGCGGGCGCGCTACGGCTATCCGCTGACCGACGACAACGGGAACACCGTTCATCGAACCGACGCCGACGCTGATCGAAAAATCGACCTTCTTTCGAACGAAAACGAAAAGCTGACCGGCCGCATCAGCCGCCTGGAGGAACGCATCGCCGTGCTGGAGAGGATCGCCACCGATCCTGCCGCCCGCACCGCGCGCGAAATCGAGGCGCTGCGCTGACCGCAGCATGATCCAAGGCCCGAACAGGGGGAGTGAATAGCATGTTTCCATTCGCAGATTTCGCGCCGGTCGTGTTTGCCGTCGGGTCGCTGGCGATCGCGGGCTGGGTGTTCACCACCTGGCTGCGGGTCAAGAACGGCTACCCGCTGGACGGGGCATGGGGGCAGGCGGTCTATCCGCAGAAGAATGAGGAAATGGCCGAGCGGATCAAGCTGCTCAGCCAGGAAAATGCCCAGCTGCGCGCCGAAATCGGATCGATGAAGGACCGGCTCGCCGTGGTCGAACGCATCGTTACCGATGAAAGCCACCAGCTGACCCGCGAAATCGAACGGCTGCGCAGCCCCGCCAACTAAAGCCAGGCATAATGCGCCAAACAGGGAGTGAAGCGCCATGAATCCTTTTGAAATGGTTGCCGCCATCGTCGCGATCACCGCCATCGCCAGCGTGCTGCGCGCCAAATATGGTGTCGTGCGCCGCGACAAGGGTGAGGAGTTCATCGCACGCGGCCCCGACCCGGAAGCCGAACGGCTCCGCGCCGAGGTGAAGGGACTGAAAGAGCGGGTCGCCGTGCTGGAACGGCTGGCGACCGACAGCAGCACTGCGCTGGACCGCGAATTCGACAAGCTGCGCGAGCGCGACTGAGCGCCAGGCAGCGGATATTATAAGGGAGGCTGATATGCTGGACGCTACTCTCTATCTGACACTGGCCGCCACGACTTTGGCGGGGCTGGCCATCATTGCAGTTGCGGGTTTGCGCGGCTGGAACGGCTGGCTCGACCTTAAACGCGCCGAATTGACTCATGGGGTAGAGGTCAGCGCGCCGCCCTCCGCTGCCGCGCGGATCGAGGTCGCCGATCTCAAGGAACGCATCCGCAAGCTGGAAGCGATTGCGGCGGGCGTGGATCTGTAACGGTCGGGGGTTTCCCCTCACGCAAATCCCCCTATATGGCTGTCATGACCGATCAGCCCAGCCTTGCCGACATTGGCGAAGAATATGAATTTCTCGACGCGGACGACCGTTACCGGCTGCTGATCG encodes:
- the pspC gene encoding envelope stress response membrane protein PspC; protein product: MTARRTKFYLDKANGKWMGVCSGIADYSGIDVVWVRVGAVLITLMGAFPWTLIAYFAAVYFAENKPVGLYADRDDEKFWQGVRSNPTRSTRDVRSKFRDIDRRLADIEIYYTSRNTRLADEIDRLR